A genomic window from Micromonospora violae includes:
- a CDS encoding ATP-dependent Clp protease ATP-binding subunit, translating into MMGPGDIGSDPWDEFLARYFGRGEGGRRPPHRVDITRLMTADAREMLADAARRAAQRQSSDLDTDHLLWAALQREPLRDLVRRAGADPDTLLNALGGKGDGAPRGEVPPNLSLTPAAKRALLDAHQLSRAMGANYIGPEHILMALPLNPESPAGRMLAAGRIQPESLQAANAERGPMTGPKPDRGTPTLDQYGQDLTDLARNDQIDPVIGRADEIEQAVEILSRRTKNNPVLIGEAGVGKTAIVEGLAERICDGDVPQTLLGKRVVQLDLAGLVAGTRYRGDFEERLKKVIDEIRAHRDELIIFMDEIHTLVGAGGAGSEGGMDASNMLKPALARGELRVIGATTLDEYRKSIEKDAALARRFQPVLVPEPSIDDTIAILRGLRDRYEAHHQVRFTDEALVAAAELSDRYVTDRFLPDKAIDLIDQAGARVRLRTRTPASDVRELEQELDEVRRDKEQAVTDEQYERASALRDRIAELEENIRRANGEDGASGSQVPEVGPQEIAEVVSRATGIPVSQLTEEERDRLLRLEGHLHQKVVGQDDAVTAVAEAVRRSRAGLADPERPMGSFLFLGPTGVGKTELARALAEALFGEADRMVRVDMSEFQERHTVSRLVGAPPGYVGYEEAGQLTEAVRRRPYAVVLLDEIEKAHPDVFNILLQVLDDGRLTDSQGRTVNFKNTVLIMTSNLGSELITGAQRSVGFGAGDVGSEQESNELRERLMRRLQENFRPEFLNRIDEVIIFRRLEAEQLRDITALLLEETRRRMHAQDLQVEFTTAGIDWLAEHGYQPEFGARPLRRVIQREVDNHLSRMLLESAISPGQKVTVDVRDGALTFDVTAGERGYTAATTTHPR; encoded by the coding sequence ATGATGGGACCCGGTGACATCGGCTCCGACCCGTGGGACGAATTCCTGGCCAGGTACTTCGGCCGGGGTGAGGGAGGGCGCCGACCGCCGCACCGGGTCGACATCACCCGACTGATGACGGCCGACGCGCGGGAGATGCTGGCCGACGCGGCCCGGCGGGCCGCGCAACGGCAGAGCAGCGACCTGGACACCGACCACCTGCTCTGGGCGGCGCTGCAACGCGAACCGCTGCGTGATCTGGTACGCCGGGCCGGCGCCGACCCGGACACCCTGCTCAACGCCCTCGGCGGAAAGGGCGACGGCGCACCACGCGGGGAGGTGCCGCCCAACCTGTCGTTGACCCCGGCCGCCAAGCGGGCGCTGCTCGACGCCCACCAGTTGTCCCGGGCGATGGGCGCCAACTACATCGGCCCGGAGCACATCCTGATGGCGCTGCCGCTCAACCCCGAGTCGCCGGCCGGGCGGATGCTGGCCGCCGGCCGGATCCAACCCGAGTCGTTGCAGGCCGCCAACGCCGAGCGCGGGCCGATGACCGGGCCGAAACCGGACCGCGGCACCCCCACCCTGGACCAGTACGGGCAGGACCTCACCGACCTGGCCCGCAACGACCAGATCGACCCGGTGATCGGACGGGCCGACGAAATCGAGCAGGCCGTGGAGATCCTGTCGCGCCGTACCAAGAACAACCCGGTGCTGATCGGCGAGGCCGGCGTCGGCAAGACCGCCATCGTCGAGGGGCTGGCCGAACGGATCTGCGACGGCGACGTACCGCAGACCCTGCTCGGCAAGCGGGTCGTCCAGCTCGACCTGGCCGGTCTGGTCGCCGGTACCCGCTACCGGGGCGACTTCGAGGAGCGGCTGAAGAAGGTGATCGACGAGATCCGGGCGCACCGGGACGAGCTGATCATCTTCATGGACGAGATCCACACCCTGGTCGGCGCCGGTGGCGCCGGCAGCGAGGGCGGAATGGACGCGTCCAACATGCTCAAACCCGCCCTCGCCCGGGGCGAGCTGCGGGTGATCGGCGCGACGACGCTGGACGAGTACCGCAAGAGCATCGAGAAGGACGCCGCCCTGGCCCGACGCTTCCAGCCGGTGCTGGTGCCCGAGCCCAGCATCGACGACACCATCGCCATCCTGCGCGGGCTGCGCGACCGGTACGAGGCCCACCACCAGGTGCGTTTCACCGACGAGGCGCTGGTCGCCGCCGCCGAACTGTCCGACCGGTACGTCACCGACCGGTTCCTGCCGGACAAGGCGATCGACCTCATCGACCAGGCCGGCGCCCGGGTGCGGTTGCGGACCCGCACGCCCGCGTCCGACGTGCGGGAGCTGGAGCAGGAGCTCGACGAGGTACGCCGGGACAAGGAACAGGCGGTCACCGACGAGCAGTACGAGCGCGCCTCCGCGCTGCGCGATCGGATCGCCGAGTTGGAGGAGAACATCCGTCGCGCGAACGGCGAGGACGGCGCGTCCGGCTCACAGGTGCCCGAGGTGGGCCCGCAGGAGATCGCCGAGGTCGTCTCCCGGGCCACCGGCATCCCGGTCAGCCAGCTCACCGAGGAGGAACGGGACCGGCTGCTGCGCCTGGAGGGTCACCTGCACCAGAAGGTGGTCGGTCAGGACGACGCGGTCACCGCGGTCGCCGAGGCCGTCCGGCGCTCCCGGGCCGGGCTGGCCGACCCGGAACGGCCGATGGGCAGTTTCCTGTTCCTCGGGCCGACCGGCGTCGGCAAGACCGAGTTGGCGCGGGCCCTGGCCGAGGCGTTGTTCGGCGAGGCCGACCGGATGGTCCGGGTGGACATGAGCGAGTTCCAGGAGCGGCACACCGTCAGCCGACTGGTCGGCGCGCCACCCGGGTACGTCGGCTACGAGGAGGCCGGGCAGCTCACCGAGGCGGTGCGTCGCCGCCCGTACGCGGTGGTGCTGCTCGACGAAATCGAGAAGGCCCACCCGGACGTGTTCAACATCCTGCTCCAGGTGCTCGACGACGGACGGCTCACCGACAGCCAGGGTCGCACGGTGAACTTCAAGAACACCGTACTGATCATGACGAGCAACCTCGGCTCCGAGCTGATCACCGGCGCCCAGCGCTCGGTCGGCTTCGGCGCCGGCGACGTGGGCAGTGAGCAGGAGAGCAACGAGCTGCGCGAACGGCTCATGCGCCGCCTCCAGGAGAACTTCCGCCCGGAGTTCCTCAACCGTATCGACGAGGTCATCATCTTCCGCCGCCTGGAGGCCGAGCAACTGCGCGACATCACCGCGCTGCTGCTCGAGGAGACCCGCCGCCGGATGCACGCCCAGGACCTCCAGGTGGAGTTCACCACCGCTGGCATCGACTGGCTTGCCGAGCACGGCTACCAGCCGGAGTTCGGCGCCCGCCCGCTGCGCCGGGTGATCCAGCGGGAGGTGGACAACCACCTGTCCCGGATGTTGCTGGAGTCGGCGATCTCGCCGGGGCAGAAGGTCACGGTGGACGTCCGCGACGGTGCGCTCACCTTCGACGTGACCGCGGGCGAGCGGGGTTACACCGCCGCCACGACCACACACCCGCGATGA
- a CDS encoding FtsK/SpoIIIE domain-containing protein, with the protein MADRRGQLASRVRDTLAEALGASRTRLSAAQADLIAGRDRLARVQRAAAVVPERVGAQRDRRIAEIDARYATRIAELAGRAADAARQEAPGCAGADWAQWTPTPTPTRRAEPPGALRVGTVRIEGVDPVPALVPLLDAGHVHLSGDDRAGCDAVVSALLLRAVGRADPGAVRLIGYDPDQLGGGLAGFAPLGTAGLLTFVGPGGLGPLLDDLVEQIRRINETVLAGEYASLRELAAATGRRPEPWRVAVLLGGEELNRHERGQLDRVVRAGAACGVHLVVHGASVPEDPSVTRVVAGVSGARIGGSAGLPVRLDPPPPATLVTETCRDIAARVNAGPPPTPFTDLLPPPELMWREGSADGLTAPIGEGPHGRPVRVTLGDYPPHALIGGPSGTGKTNLIFAWIGALAARYSPTELEFYLLDFKEGVSFARFAQGRRDPSWLPHMRLVGINVNTDREFGLALLRFLTEELRRRADAAKKHEVTKLAELRAVDPTGHWPRIVAVVDEFQMLLAGRDVVAREAADLLEDLARRGRSQGIHLVLASQDVRGIEALWGRPALVAQFTLRIALPKALRILAERNDAAQSLPRWHAVVNAESGMVEGNEVARIPSASDWETWSGLQHRLWRMRAPDAAPARLFDGDAIPRLADAPDFRALAVPPDGAAPRNPVALLGEIIDVQSRSAALRLPRAPGRNLAVLGTRVDEACAVLDAAARSLARQHPPGTARFSIACLDPDADPIARALYDDLADDASWYDEETVGELMAETADGLSGPPSPHYLLLFAVDAAAGALAVRAGRRTGLEQLRRILHDGPERRTHVLAWWRGVARMRADLGGPAARTDQIGAWVALDTHGGELGASLYPGTGGPDWYPRPWRGLFFDRAVHRTGQVIIPYGSAR; encoded by the coding sequence ATGGCTGACCGGCGCGGCCAACTGGCCAGCCGGGTCCGGGACACCCTCGCCGAGGCGTTGGGCGCCAGCCGTACCCGCCTGTCCGCCGCCCAGGCCGACCTGATCGCCGGACGGGACCGACTGGCCCGGGTCCAGCGGGCGGCGGCCGTCGTACCGGAGCGGGTGGGCGCCCAACGGGACCGCCGCATCGCCGAGATCGACGCCCGCTACGCCACCCGGATCGCGGAACTGGCCGGACGGGCCGCCGACGCGGCCCGCCAGGAGGCGCCCGGCTGCGCGGGGGCCGACTGGGCGCAATGGACGCCGACGCCGACGCCGACCCGCCGCGCCGAGCCGCCCGGCGCGCTGCGAGTCGGCACGGTCCGGATCGAGGGCGTCGACCCGGTGCCCGCGCTGGTGCCGCTGCTCGACGCCGGGCACGTCCACCTCAGCGGGGACGACCGCGCCGGCTGCGACGCGGTGGTGTCCGCGTTGCTGCTGCGGGCCGTGGGCCGCGCCGACCCGGGGGCGGTACGACTGATCGGGTACGACCCGGACCAGCTCGGCGGTGGCCTGGCCGGGTTCGCCCCGTTGGGCACCGCCGGGCTGCTCACCTTCGTGGGTCCGGGCGGCCTGGGCCCGCTGCTGGACGACCTGGTGGAGCAGATCCGTCGGATCAACGAGACGGTCCTCGCCGGGGAGTACGCCTCGCTGCGCGAACTGGCGGCGGCGACCGGCCGACGACCCGAACCGTGGCGGGTGGCGGTGCTGCTCGGAGGTGAGGAGCTGAACCGGCACGAGCGCGGGCAACTGGACCGGGTGGTACGCGCCGGCGCGGCCTGCGGCGTACACCTGGTGGTGCACGGCGCGTCGGTGCCGGAGGATCCGTCGGTGACGCGGGTGGTCGCCGGGGTGTCCGGCGCGCGGATCGGTGGTTCGGCCGGGTTGCCGGTCCGGCTGGACCCTCCGCCGCCGGCGACGCTGGTCACCGAGACCTGCCGGGACATCGCCGCCCGGGTGAACGCGGGGCCACCGCCGACCCCCTTCACCGACCTGCTGCCGCCACCCGAGCTGATGTGGCGGGAGGGCTCCGCCGACGGGCTGACCGCGCCGATCGGTGAGGGTCCGCACGGCCGGCCGGTGCGGGTGACGCTGGGCGACTATCCACCGCACGCGTTGATCGGTGGGCCGTCCGGCACCGGCAAGACCAACCTGATCTTCGCGTGGATCGGCGCCCTGGCGGCCCGCTACTCCCCCACCGAGCTGGAGTTCTACCTGCTGGATTTCAAGGAGGGGGTCTCCTTCGCGCGGTTCGCGCAGGGCCGACGCGACCCGAGCTGGCTGCCGCACATGCGCCTGGTCGGCATCAACGTCAACACCGACCGGGAGTTCGGACTGGCGTTGCTGCGCTTCCTCACCGAGGAGTTGCGCCGACGCGCCGACGCCGCCAAGAAGCACGAGGTGACGAAGCTGGCCGAGTTGCGGGCGGTCGACCCGACCGGGCACTGGCCACGGATCGTCGCGGTGGTGGACGAGTTCCAGATGTTGCTGGCCGGCCGGGACGTGGTCGCCCGGGAGGCGGCCGACCTGCTGGAGGACCTGGCCCGCCGGGGCCGGTCGCAGGGCATCCACCTGGTCCTCGCCTCGCAGGACGTGCGGGGCATCGAGGCGCTGTGGGGCCGCCCCGCGCTGGTCGCCCAGTTCACCCTGCGCATCGCGTTGCCCAAGGCGCTGCGCATCCTCGCCGAGCGCAACGACGCGGCGCAGTCACTGCCGCGCTGGCACGCGGTGGTCAACGCCGAGTCGGGAATGGTGGAGGGCAACGAGGTCGCCCGCATCCCGTCGGCCAGCGACTGGGAGACGTGGAGCGGGTTGCAGCACCGGCTGTGGCGGATGCGGGCCCCCGACGCCGCGCCCGCCCGGCTCTTCGACGGCGACGCGATCCCCCGGCTGGCGGACGCCCCGGACTTCCGGGCGCTCGCCGTACCTCCGGACGGGGCCGCGCCACGCAACCCGGTGGCCCTGCTCGGCGAGATCATCGACGTGCAGTCCCGCTCGGCGGCGCTGCGGCTGCCGCGCGCCCCGGGCCGCAACCTCGCGGTGCTCGGCACCCGCGTCGACGAGGCGTGCGCGGTGCTGGACGCGGCGGCCCGGTCACTGGCCCGTCAACACCCGCCGGGCACCGCCCGGTTCTCCATCGCCTGCCTCGACCCGGACGCCGACCCGATCGCCCGCGCCCTCTACGACGACCTGGCCGACGACGCCTCCTGGTACGACGAGGAGACCGTCGGCGAGTTGATGGCCGAGACGGCCGACGGGCTCAGCGGCCCACCGAGCCCGCACTACCTGCTGCTGTTCGCGGTCGACGCGGCAGCCGGGGCGCTGGCCGTCCGCGCGGGTCGGCGTACCGGCCTGGAGCAGTTGCGCCGGATCCTGCACGACGGGCCGGAACGGCGGACGCACGTGCTGGCCTGGTGGCGGGGCGTCGCCCGGATGCGGGCCGACCTGGGCGGGCCGGCCGCCCGCACGGACCAGATCGGCGCGTGGGTGGCCCTGGACACGCACGGCGGCGAGCTGGGCGCCTCGCTCTACCCGGGCACCGGCGGCCCGGACTGGTACCCCCGCCCCTGGCGGGGGCTCTTCTTCGACCGGGCGGTCCACCGCACCGGACAGGTGATCATCCCCTATGGATCGGCCCGATGA
- a CDS encoding hemerythrin domain-containing protein: protein MSAVPLPPLPPAPADGYRPAGRSIADIVDREHRQLLQLLEQLSGPDSTPQEGLAVLTAALSRHLSAEEQYLLPAVRAALPTAAERVDAEINADAALLNALKGLTDEALTAVAERVRRHVDGVGGLVAELRAVATEEELIRLGNRLEIAEEAAPTRPHPGTPATPPWNRIVEPAVGVVDKVLDAVTGRPTYLADLPEPPRDR from the coding sequence ATGTCCGCCGTTCCCCTGCCGCCGCTGCCGCCCGCACCCGCGGACGGTTACCGGCCCGCCGGTCGCAGCATCGCCGACATCGTCGACCGGGAGCACCGGCAACTGCTGCAGCTGCTGGAGCAGCTCTCCGGTCCGGACAGCACGCCGCAGGAGGGGCTGGCGGTGCTCACGGCCGCGCTGTCGCGGCATCTGTCCGCCGAGGAGCAGTACCTGCTGCCGGCGGTACGCGCGGCGCTGCCCACGGCCGCCGAGCGGGTGGACGCGGAGATCAACGCCGACGCGGCCCTGCTCAACGCCCTGAAGGGGCTGACCGACGAGGCGCTGACCGCTGTCGCCGAGCGGGTTCGCCGGCATGTCGACGGGGTGGGCGGGCTGGTCGCCGAGCTGCGCGCGGTCGCGACCGAGGAGGAGCTGATCCGGCTCGGCAACCGGTTGGAGATCGCCGAGGAGGCCGCCCCGACCCGACCGCACCCGGGCACGCCGGCCACCCCGCCCTGGAACCGGATCGTGGAGCCGGCGGTCGGGGTGGTGGACAAGGTGCTCGACGCGGTGACGGGGCGGCCGACGTACCTGGCGGACCTGCCGGAGCCACCGCGCGACCGGTGA
- a CDS encoding LysR family transcriptional regulator, with product MNLELRHLRVVCAIAETGSVTKAASALGLAQPALTAQLQRIERTLGGPLFDRDRRGARPTALGELVLARARVLLPAMKGLQDEAARLAGAGDAPPCYRFGGVNSPILGRLVHRLAAEQPPAQITTYASWSVDELAQLVAGGRLDFVLAGVCGDASPSAGFGLSWQEVAVDPVLVLLPESHPLASLDEVRLADLRHEQWVAAPGDGCFADCFAAACARAGFTPRKVYETDIRGCVDLVDAGVAVALCQATFRPVSGLVTRQLAGTPLRWRLLLGWHPDSPAAQGAELVLETAKAAYVDSLAPHPAYLAWLPRNPGFGVRQPSGVRPG from the coding sequence ATGAATCTGGAGCTGCGTCACCTGCGGGTGGTCTGCGCGATCGCGGAGACGGGAAGTGTGACGAAGGCGGCCTCGGCGCTCGGCCTGGCCCAGCCGGCGCTCACCGCCCAGCTTCAACGCATCGAGCGGACGCTGGGCGGCCCGCTGTTCGATCGGGATCGGCGCGGGGCCCGACCCACCGCGCTCGGTGAGCTGGTGCTGGCCCGCGCCCGGGTGCTGCTGCCGGCGATGAAGGGTTTGCAGGACGAGGCCGCCCGGCTGGCCGGGGCGGGCGACGCGCCGCCGTGCTACCGGTTCGGTGGGGTGAACAGCCCGATCCTGGGTCGGCTGGTGCACCGGTTGGCGGCCGAGCAACCACCCGCCCAGATCACCACGTACGCGTCCTGGTCGGTGGACGAGTTGGCGCAGCTGGTGGCCGGCGGTCGGCTGGACTTCGTGCTGGCCGGCGTGTGCGGTGACGCCAGCCCGTCGGCCGGGTTCGGGTTGAGCTGGCAGGAGGTGGCCGTCGACCCGGTGCTGGTGCTGCTGCCGGAGAGCCATCCCCTCGCCTCGCTCGACGAGGTACGACTGGCCGACCTGCGCCACGAACAGTGGGTCGCCGCGCCGGGCGACGGCTGTTTCGCCGACTGCTTCGCCGCCGCCTGCGCCCGCGCCGGCTTCACCCCCCGCAAGGTGTACGAGACCGACATCCGCGGCTGCGTCGACCTGGTGGACGCCGGTGTGGCGGTGGCGCTGTGCCAGGCGACGTTCCGTCCGGTGAGCGGGTTGGTCACCCGTCAACTCGCCGGGACGCCGCTGCGCTGGCGGCTGCTGCTCGGCTGGCATCCGGACTCCCCCGCCGCGCAGGGCGCCGAACTGGTGCTGGAGACGGCCAAGGCGGCGTACGTGGACTCGCTGGCGCCGCACCCGGCGTACCTGGCGTGGCTGCCGCGCAACCCGGGGTTCGGCGTCCGGCAGCCCAGTGGGGTCCGACCGGGCTGA
- a CDS encoding M20/M25/M40 family metallo-hydrolase, which yields MTSDAASARPDPTAEVVDLCRDLLRIDTTNTGDNDTSVGERRAAEYVAEKLAEVGVESVLHESAPGRANVVARIPGADPSRGALLVHGHLDVVPADADEWSVDPFSGELRDGYLWGRGAIDMKDFDAMVLAVVRHWQRTGVRPPRDIVLAYTADEEAGSDYGARFLVDNHRELFDGCTEAIGEVGGFSYSVNDSQRLYLIETAEKGIDWLRLHAKGRPGHGSMMHDDNAVTALAEAVARIGQHRFPVVVTDTVRAFLTEVSDLLGIELDPDDPETAIAKLGPIANIIGATIRNTANPTRLSAGYKDNVIPGRATATIDCRSLPGQSELLERQLRELVGPDIAIEYVQRQPALETTFDGDLVEAMSAALRAEDPGARPVPYMLSGGTDAKAFSQLGIRCFGFAPLRLPADLNFSALFHGIDERVPVDGLQFGVRVLDRFLRTC from the coding sequence ATGACGAGCGATGCCGCCTCCGCCCGACCCGACCCCACCGCAGAGGTCGTGGACCTCTGCCGCGACCTGCTGCGCATTGACACCACCAACACCGGTGACAACGACACCAGCGTCGGCGAGCGCCGCGCGGCCGAGTACGTGGCGGAGAAGCTCGCCGAGGTCGGCGTGGAGTCCGTCCTGCACGAGTCCGCGCCCGGCCGGGCGAACGTGGTGGCCCGCATCCCGGGCGCCGACCCGAGCCGCGGCGCGCTGCTGGTGCACGGGCACCTGGACGTGGTGCCCGCCGACGCCGACGAGTGGTCGGTGGACCCGTTCTCCGGCGAGCTGCGCGACGGTTACCTCTGGGGCCGGGGCGCGATCGACATGAAGGACTTCGACGCGATGGTGCTCGCCGTGGTGCGGCACTGGCAGCGCACCGGCGTCCGACCCCCGCGCGACATCGTGCTCGCGTACACCGCCGACGAGGAGGCCGGAAGCGACTACGGCGCGCGCTTCCTGGTGGACAACCACCGGGAGCTCTTCGACGGCTGCACCGAGGCGATCGGTGAGGTCGGCGGCTTCTCCTACTCGGTCAACGACAGTCAGCGGCTCTACCTCATCGAGACCGCCGAGAAGGGCATCGACTGGCTGCGGCTGCACGCCAAGGGCCGCCCCGGGCACGGCTCGATGATGCACGACGACAACGCCGTCACCGCACTCGCCGAGGCGGTCGCCCGGATCGGCCAGCACCGCTTCCCGGTGGTGGTCACCGACACCGTGCGGGCCTTCCTGACCGAGGTCTCCGACCTGCTCGGCATCGAACTGGACCCGGACGACCCGGAGACGGCCATCGCCAAGCTCGGCCCCATCGCCAACATCATCGGCGCGACCATCCGCAACACCGCCAACCCGACCCGGTTGAGCGCCGGCTACAAGGACAACGTCATCCCCGGCCGGGCCACCGCCACCATCGACTGCCGCAGCCTGCCCGGCCAGTCCGAGCTGCTGGAGCGGCAACTGCGCGAGCTGGTCGGCCCGGACATCGCGATCGAGTACGTCCAGCGGCAGCCGGCGTTGGAGACCACCTTCGACGGTGACCTGGTCGAGGCGATGTCGGCGGCCCTGCGCGCCGAGGACCCGGGGGCGCGGCCCGTTCCGTACATGCTCTCCGGGGGCACCGACGCCAAGGCGTTCTCCCAGCTCGGCATCCGCTGCTTCGGGTTCGCCCCGCTCCGGCTGCCCGCCGACCTGAACTTCTCGGCGTTGTTCCATGGCATCGACGAGCGCGTTCCGGTGGACGGACTACAGTTCGGCGTGCGGGTTCTCGACCGGTTCCTCCGCACCTGCTAA
- a CDS encoding DUF5703 family protein: MDYEYAPLRLPPNVDRLTAAAQLAIQAEFSGWELARVRLFRDGTRQVVLRRRRINQPQPGLSY; encoded by the coding sequence ATGGACTACGAGTACGCGCCACTGCGGCTACCGCCGAACGTCGACCGGTTGACCGCAGCGGCGCAGTTGGCGATCCAGGCGGAGTTCTCCGGATGGGAGTTGGCCCGGGTTCGGCTGTTCCGGGACGGCACGCGCCAGGTGGTGCTGCGTCGTCGGCGGATCAACCAGCCGCAGCCGGGCCTGTCGTACTGA
- a CDS encoding YbaB/EbfC family nucleoid-associated protein, which translates to MTDPSSAFDTLAGRIADIERRFAGLRDDLAELSGTAADESGLVSATVDATGALTGLTLAPAALRAGTEGVAELVLDAYRRAREVASAHVDEHTDGLDVALGAGLSDLFGAPGDFSALGRLEETVARLGRLDDRLPGAPA; encoded by the coding sequence ATGACGGACCCGTCGTCCGCGTTCGACACGCTCGCCGGGCGCATCGCCGACATCGAGCGCCGGTTCGCGGGCCTCCGCGACGACCTGGCCGAACTGTCCGGCACGGCGGCCGACGAGAGCGGACTGGTCTCGGCGACCGTCGACGCCACCGGCGCGCTGACCGGCCTCACCCTCGCGCCGGCCGCGCTGCGTGCCGGCACGGAGGGGGTCGCCGAGCTGGTGCTCGACGCCTACCGGCGGGCTCGTGAGGTCGCCTCCGCGCACGTCGACGAGCACACCGATGGGTTGGACGTCGCACTCGGCGCAGGGCTCAGCGACCTGTTCGGCGCGCCGGGCGACTTCTCCGCGCTGGGCCGTCTGGAAGAGACCGTGGCCCGGCTCGGGCGGCTGGACGACCGTCTGCCGGGCGCACCGGCGTGA
- a CDS encoding DUF3140 domain-containing protein, translated as MVRETRIDPEVEVLWEDFHAEVNVPSEQLRTWLLTRGSGEESFSPNPNLDLPQPGREILKVLNKRKVDLTPEDIEVMRETVERIRELMDAKPARGNADDTWRHSLLDLGHDPLVER; from the coding sequence ATGGTACGCGAAACGCGGATCGACCCCGAGGTGGAAGTGCTCTGGGAGGACTTCCACGCCGAGGTCAACGTCCCGTCGGAGCAGCTGCGGACCTGGCTGCTGACCCGGGGTTCGGGGGAGGAGTCGTTCAGCCCGAACCCGAACCTCGACCTGCCCCAGCCCGGCCGGGAGATCCTCAAGGTGCTGAACAAGCGCAAGGTGGACCTCACCCCGGAGGACATCGAGGTGATGCGGGAGACGGTCGAGCGGATCCGCGAGCTGATGGACGCCAAGCCGGCGCGCGGCAACGCCGACGACACCTGGCGGCACTCCCTGCTCGACCTGGGTCACGACCCGCTCGTCGAACGCTGA
- a CDS encoding SseB family protein: MTTPSPTWPQIVARLRDTVARCDRDTDLELSAGPRGIRLLVRRQVVRVICPGHDEARLAALGWHRPTGDEGWWYETPRTPEQVERLSVFVTRTAAEVLTDEPGALSCRAVSPAAHPAPATRPTPARPTPANAKPAQATPVQAGPAQATPAQATPAQATPAQATPAQAGPADATPVEAGPVEVVEPAVVAVLAAAVERRDLPGYLGALAGATVCVPLAAEPSPEADFPWTVVGDATGAPMLPVFTSPRALAAFTGDGVPFIALPCADLFEDWPDPSWGLTVDPGNPRSLTLAAPALAALLTANLPTP; encoded by the coding sequence GTGACGACGCCGTCGCCGACCTGGCCGCAGATCGTCGCTCGGCTGCGGGACACCGTCGCCCGCTGTGACCGGGACACCGACCTGGAGCTGTCCGCCGGTCCGCGCGGGATCCGGCTGCTGGTGCGCCGCCAGGTGGTGCGGGTGATCTGCCCCGGCCACGACGAGGCACGCCTGGCCGCGCTCGGCTGGCACCGCCCGACCGGCGACGAGGGCTGGTGGTACGAGACACCGCGCACCCCGGAGCAGGTGGAGCGGCTCAGCGTGTTCGTGACCCGTACCGCCGCCGAGGTGTTGACCGACGAGCCCGGCGCGCTCTCCTGCCGGGCGGTATCGCCGGCCGCGCACCCGGCCCCGGCGACGCGACCGACCCCTGCGCGGCCAACGCCGGCCAACGCCAAACCAGCCCAGGCCACGCCGGTCCAGGCCGGACCGGCCCAGGCCACGCCGGCCCAGGCCACGCCGGCCCAGGCCACGCCGGCCCAGGCCACGCCGGCCCAGGCCGGACCGGCCGACGCGACACCGGTCGAGGCCGGGCCGGTCGAGGTGGTGGAGCCGGCGGTGGTGGCGGTACTCGCGGCGGCCGTCGAACGGCGTGACCTGCCCGGCTACCTCGGGGCGCTGGCCGGTGCCACGGTGTGCGTCCCGCTGGCCGCAGAGCCGTCGCCGGAAGCCGACTTCCCGTGGACGGTGGTCGGCGACGCGACCGGCGCACCAATGCTGCCGGTCTTCACCTCGCCCCGGGCGCTCGCCGCTTTCACCGGGGACGGGGTGCCGTTCATCGCGCTGCCCTGCGCCGACCTGTTCGAGGACTGGCCGGACCCGTCCTGGGGGCTGACGGTCGACCCGGGCAACCCCCGCTCGCTCACCCTGGCCGCCCCCGCCCTCGCCGCCCTCCTAACGGCAAACCTCCCCACCCCCTAA